A single genomic interval of Nostoc commune NIES-4072 harbors:
- a CDS encoding serine/threonine-protein kinase, which produces MQPPLTVGTVLQNRYRIIQILGQGGFGRTYLAEDQRRFNELCAIKELISTATEALAWEKAQELFHREAAILYQIEHPQVPKFRERFEQDQRLFLVEDYVAGQTYQALLAERQAVGQTFTEAEVLQLIKLLLPVLEHIHSRGIIHRDISPENIILRDSDAKPVLIDFGVVKELATRLRSPLSAMPQTTVGKLGYSPSEQMQTGGAYPSSDLYALAVTAIVLLTGKEPRELFDENQLTWNWQRWATVNPRFALVLNRMLNHIPSDRYQSAASVSQALESLEQQVNLPSLNTSNLQTIAVGRRPDSVPAASPKKQPDPVIPPSSTSSVLDNPLAIAAIGIAVVIVAGFGSWALVSSIRSQSKPSPTETLPQNFPSPVISGGTTFTSTPTPEQPVISSRRLNLKASNPITVTDTLKTNQIIRYTFFGQEGDNLTAFIDPGSSVLLTVFSPNQQPIDQNVQQVTSYKGTLLVTGRYTIELTLVPEVAESNYSLTVALETLTKPTPTQTPNPIPTEIPTPIFTETPTPTPTETPFPIPTETPTPVPTEIPTPVFTQTPFPIPTETPSPIPTTGETPIPPVDGTQPFSGQRN; this is translated from the coding sequence ATGCAACCACCCCTTACAGTTGGCACTGTCTTGCAAAACCGTTATCGCATAATTCAAATTCTCGGACAAGGAGGATTTGGTAGAACCTATCTGGCAGAAGACCAGAGGCGCTTTAACGAACTTTGCGCGATCAAGGAATTGATTTCAACGGCAACGGAGGCTTTGGCTTGGGAGAAGGCACAAGAGCTTTTTCACCGAGAAGCTGCCATTTTATATCAAATTGAACACCCACAAGTCCCGAAATTCCGGGAACGATTTGAGCAAGACCAACGTTTATTTTTGGTGGAGGACTACGTTGCAGGGCAAACTTACCAAGCTCTGCTGGCTGAACGTCAAGCTGTGGGTCAAACCTTCACAGAGGCTGAAGTATTGCAGTTGATAAAATTGTTGCTGCCTGTTTTAGAGCATATTCACAGTCGAGGGATTATTCACCGAGATATCTCGCCAGAAAATATTATTTTGCGAGATAGTGACGCTAAACCTGTGTTAATTGACTTTGGGGTGGTAAAAGAACTGGCAACTCGTTTACGATCGCCTCTTAGTGCAATGCCACAAACCACTGTGGGAAAATTAGGCTACTCTCCTAGTGAACAAATGCAAACAGGGGGAGCTTATCCTAGTAGTGATTTGTATGCATTAGCAGTAACCGCAATTGTCTTGCTGACTGGTAAAGAACCAAGGGAGTTATTTGACGAAAACCAACTAACTTGGAATTGGCAGCGATGGGCAACAGTTAATCCGCGATTTGCTCTAGTGTTGAATCGAATGTTGAATCATATACCGAGCGATCGCTATCAAAGTGCTGCTAGTGTATCTCAAGCACTAGAATCTTTAGAGCAGCAAGTCAATCTTCCTTCCTTAAATACGTCTAACTTGCAAACAATCGCTGTTGGTCGCCGTCCTGATTCAGTACCAGCAGCTTCGCCTAAGAAACAACCCGATCCTGTGATTCCACCAAGTTCTACTAGCTCAGTCCTGGATAATCCGTTAGCGATCGCAGCAATTGGCATTGCTGTAGTAATTGTAGCCGGATTTGGTTCTTGGGCTTTAGTAAGTTCTATCCGCAGTCAGTCAAAACCATCACCAACGGAGACGCTTCCACAAAATTTCCCCTCACCTGTTATTTCTGGTGGTACTACATTCACATCCACACCCACCCCTGAGCAACCTGTTATATCTAGTAGACGGCTCAATCTTAAAGCATCTAACCCAATCACAGTTACAGATACTCTCAAAACAAATCAAATCATCCGATATACTTTTTTTGGGCAGGAAGGTGACAATTTAACTGCATTTATTGATCCAGGAAGCAGCGTTTTGCTAACAGTCTTCAGTCCCAATCAACAACCAATTGATCAGAATGTTCAACAAGTAACATCATATAAAGGCACGTTGCTAGTTACTGGTAGATATACTATTGAGTTAACACTAGTTCCAGAAGTTGCCGAAAGCAATTACAGCTTAACTGTTGCATTAGAAACACTAACCAAACCAACACCTACACAAACACCTAACCCAATTCCAACAGAGATACCTACCCCAATTTTTACAGAAACACCTACCCCAACTCCGACAGAGACACCCTTCCCAATACCTACAGAAACACCTACCCCAGTTCCAACAGAGATACCCACCCCAGTTTTTACACAAACACCCTTCCCAATTCCGACAGAGACACCTAGCCCAATTCCGACCACTGGTGAAACACCAATTCCGCCAGTTGATGGAACACAACCATTTTCTGGCCAAAGAAATTAA
- the bioD gene encoding dethiobiotin synthase codes for MLNTLLITGTDTEAGKTVLTTALAAYWQKYYPQRSWGIMKPIQSGIGDREWYQKLFTLEQSSEEITPLYFQAPLAPPIAAARENRQVDLAVVWQALSKLRSQRDFVLVEALGGLGSPVTEELTVADLAGEWRLPTVLVVPVRLGAIAQAVANVALARQSRVNLKGIVLNCVQRRTDAEIADWTPQQLIQSLTNTPVLGCLPYLDNLTDLDKLAQVASDLNLEMLKF; via the coding sequence ATGTTAAACACACTACTAATTACTGGAACTGATACCGAAGCTGGTAAAACTGTTTTAACAACAGCCTTAGCAGCCTATTGGCAAAAATATTACCCGCAGCGTAGCTGGGGAATCATGAAACCGATTCAATCGGGAATTGGCGATCGCGAGTGGTATCAAAAACTATTTACACTAGAACAATCTTCAGAAGAAATTACACCTTTGTACTTTCAAGCACCTCTGGCTCCTCCCATCGCCGCAGCACGAGAAAATCGCCAAGTAGATTTAGCAGTAGTTTGGCAAGCTTTATCTAAATTGCGATCGCAACGTGATTTTGTGCTTGTAGAAGCCTTGGGTGGGTTAGGTTCGCCAGTAACTGAAGAATTAACCGTAGCCGATTTAGCCGGAGAATGGCGTTTACCAACGGTATTAGTAGTACCAGTAAGATTAGGTGCGATCGCTCAAGCAGTGGCGAACGTAGCATTAGCTAGACAATCACGCGTGAATCTTAAAGGCATTGTTCTCAACTGCGTACAAAGACGAACCGATGCAGAAATAGCCGACTGGACACCACAGCAATTGATTCAATCACTTACTAACACACCAGTTTTAGGCTGCTTACCCTATTTAGATAACCTGACTGATTTAGATAAACTTGCTCAAGTAGCATCAGATTTAAATTTGGAAATGCTGAAATTTTAA
- a CDS encoding undecaprenyl-diphosphate phosphatase yields the protein MMLSFAVASAICGKGSEVNLDFANLSWIDVIILGIVQGITELLPISSTAHLRIVPTLLGLKDPGSAFSAAMQLASLTAVLVYFWQDLKKLTGETVRAISGQDYQSSSLQLMLGLLVGTLPIAVAGVLLKPILNACNSPMRGLVVIGVASIIMSALLAIAEKRGGRDRTFDKLTLWDGIWVGVAQAFALIPGVSRSGSTLTAGLFLGMERETSARFSFLLGLPAVILAGAVELHTLSKAGLSASGWLTLLVGLISASISAFLAIWGLLRYLEKHSTLIFIFYRLAMGVFLIVAVMAGWLQN from the coding sequence ATGATGCTTTCTTTTGCAGTGGCGAGTGCAATCTGTGGCAAAGGTAGTGAAGTGAATCTAGACTTTGCTAACCTTAGCTGGATTGACGTGATTATTTTAGGCATCGTTCAGGGAATTACAGAACTATTACCAATTAGCAGTACTGCTCATTTGCGGATAGTGCCAACTCTACTGGGACTCAAAGATCCGGGGTCTGCTTTTTCAGCAGCTATGCAATTAGCTAGCTTGACTGCTGTTTTAGTCTATTTTTGGCAAGACTTAAAAAAACTAACCGGAGAGACAGTTAGAGCAATTAGCGGGCAAGATTATCAATCTAGTTCTTTGCAACTGATGTTAGGTTTATTGGTAGGAACCTTGCCTATTGCTGTGGCTGGTGTGCTACTCAAACCAATTCTTAACGCCTGCAACTCACCAATGCGAGGGTTAGTAGTTATTGGTGTGGCTTCAATTATTATGTCAGCATTGCTGGCGATCGCAGAAAAACGCGGAGGGCGCGATCGTACTTTCGACAAACTCACCCTCTGGGATGGCATTTGGGTAGGAGTTGCTCAAGCTTTTGCCCTGATCCCTGGCGTTTCTCGCTCTGGTTCTACCCTCACTGCTGGGTTATTTTTGGGCATGGAACGGGAGACATCAGCCCGATTTTCTTTTTTGTTGGGCTTACCAGCCGTGATTTTGGCGGGTGCTGTAGAACTCCACACTCTTAGCAAAGCAGGACTGAGTGCATCTGGTTGGTTGACTTTATTGGTAGGCTTAATCTCTGCCAGCATTTCCGCTTTTCTTGCAATTTGGGGACTTCTACGCTACCTAGAAAAACACAGTACCTTGATTTTTATTTTCTACCGCTTGGCAATGGGTGTATTTTTGATAGTTGCGGTGATGGCTGGTTGGTTGCAGAATTGA